A genomic segment from Polyangium mundeleinium encodes:
- a CDS encoding M15 family metallopeptidase: MNARPTQFRVLALAAALVATPVFAGCIAEAPPEELGAEADGAESPEPTDTADEAVAGSTVAQAAASSCSTSSVKGLSLQIIAEARCLNPDAYVPITKTSNVTFGSATFAYLEKPAADKLVAALNANPSKSMTINSALRTVAQQYMLYNWYQTGRCSISLAAKPGASNHETGLALDVSEYSAWKTILTNKGFKWLGSSDAVHFDYAGAGAVSYKGLDVKAFQRLWNRNNPADTISVDGAWGPQTEARMKKSPAAGFAKGATCGSAIMYDGKDGEIEGAAEAFSRDPNDPEFFVPLPIDAVEAQPELEHEACSDHAH, encoded by the coding sequence ATGAACGCTCGCCCGACCCAATTCCGTGTTCTTGCCCTCGCCGCTGCCCTTGTCGCCACGCCCGTGTTTGCGGGCTGCATTGCCGAAGCTCCTCCCGAGGAGCTCGGCGCGGAGGCCGATGGGGCGGAATCCCCCGAGCCGACCGATACCGCGGACGAGGCCGTGGCCGGCAGCACCGTCGCGCAGGCGGCGGCGTCGAGCTGCTCGACCTCGAGCGTGAAGGGGCTCTCGCTCCAGATCATCGCCGAGGCGCGGTGCCTGAACCCCGACGCGTACGTGCCGATCACGAAGACGTCGAACGTGACGTTCGGCAGCGCGACGTTCGCGTATCTGGAGAAGCCCGCGGCCGATAAGCTCGTGGCGGCGCTCAATGCGAACCCGAGCAAGTCGATGACGATCAACTCGGCGCTCCGGACCGTGGCGCAGCAATACATGCTGTACAACTGGTACCAGACGGGCCGCTGCAGCATCAGCCTCGCCGCGAAGCCCGGCGCGAGCAATCACGAGACGGGCCTCGCGCTCGACGTGAGCGAATACAGCGCGTGGAAGACCATTCTGACGAACAAGGGCTTCAAGTGGCTCGGGTCGAGCGACGCGGTGCATTTCGATTACGCGGGCGCGGGCGCGGTGAGCTACAAGGGCCTCGACGTGAAGGCCTTCCAGCGATTGTGGAACCGCAACAACCCGGCCGATACGATCTCGGTCGACGGCGCGTGGGGCCCGCAGACGGAGGCGCGCATGAAGAAGTCGCCCGCGGCCGGCTTCGCGAAGGGCGCGACGTGCGGCTCGGCCATCATGTACGACGGGAAGGACGGCGAGATCGAGGGCGCGGCCGAGGCCTTCTCGCGTGACCCGAACGATCCGGAGTTCTTCGTGCCGCTGCCGATCGACGCGGTCGAGGCGCAGCCGGAGCTCGAGCACGAGGCCTGCTCGGACCACGCGCACTGA
- a CDS encoding phosphoribosylanthranilate isomerase: MLPLPLPFPRVKICCIASEEEAWMAIRAGASALGLVGPVPSGPGAITEEQITAIATRVPPGVATFLLTSHQDAGAIIEQQKRCRTSVVQILDRLVSGTYEELRAAMPGIGIVQAVHVMGDEAIDEAIGLEGKVDAVLLDSGNPNLPVKELGGTGRTHDWQISARLCERVRLPVYLAGGLRSDNLATAIRTVRPFGVDLCNGVRTDGKLDPAKLEGFFAALRAG; this comes from the coding sequence ATGCTCCCCCTCCCCTTGCCGTTCCCGCGCGTAAAGATTTGCTGCATCGCCTCCGAGGAAGAGGCGTGGATGGCCATTCGCGCGGGCGCCTCCGCCCTCGGCCTCGTCGGTCCCGTCCCGAGCGGGCCGGGCGCCATCACCGAGGAGCAGATCACGGCCATCGCGACCCGCGTCCCGCCCGGCGTCGCCACCTTCCTCCTCACGAGCCACCAGGACGCCGGCGCCATCATCGAGCAGCAGAAGCGCTGCCGCACGAGCGTCGTGCAGATCCTCGATCGGCTGGTCTCGGGCACGTACGAGGAGCTTCGCGCGGCGATGCCCGGCATCGGCATCGTGCAGGCCGTGCACGTGATGGGCGACGAGGCCATCGACGAGGCGATCGGCCTCGAAGGCAAGGTCGACGCGGTCCTGCTCGACTCGGGCAACCCGAACCTGCCCGTCAAGGAGCTCGGCGGCACGGGGCGCACGCACGATTGGCAGATCAGCGCGCGGCTCTGCGAGCGCGTGCGGCTGCCGGTCTACCTCGCGGGCGGCCTCCGATCGGACAACCTCGCGACCGCGATCCGCACCGTGCGGCCCTTCGGCGTGGACCTCTGCAACGGCGTGCGCACCGACGGCAAGCTCGACCCGGCCAAGCTCGAAGGCTTCTTCGCGGCCCTGCGCGCCGGCTGA
- a CDS encoding glutathione S-transferase N-terminal domain-containing protein: MNRTLDVVTSLAATLARLGGGLRSGHLGERPDKLLELYEFEGCPYCRKVREGLSILDLEAMIYPCPRGGSRFRPIVKERGGKHQFPFLVDPNTGVAMYESNDILAYLFRVYGDGEVPISLRLGPLTDATAMLASAWRPGFGGFARPSRAPEKPLELWSFEASPFCRITREVLSTLEIPYRLHNVAKGSPSRQAFLARSGKMQVPFLHDPNTGVDMFESADIVDYLRRTYEIQ; the protein is encoded by the coding sequence ATGAATCGAACCCTCGACGTCGTGACCTCGCTCGCCGCCACGCTGGCGCGCCTCGGCGGGGGCTTGCGTTCCGGACACCTCGGCGAGCGTCCGGACAAATTGCTCGAGCTCTACGAGTTCGAAGGCTGTCCGTACTGCCGCAAGGTGCGCGAAGGCCTCAGCATCCTCGACCTCGAGGCGATGATCTACCCGTGCCCGCGCGGCGGAAGCCGTTTCCGCCCGATCGTCAAGGAGCGCGGCGGCAAGCACCAGTTCCCGTTCCTCGTCGACCCGAACACGGGCGTCGCGATGTACGAGTCGAACGACATCCTCGCGTATCTCTTCCGCGTCTACGGCGACGGCGAGGTGCCGATCTCCCTGCGCCTCGGCCCGCTCACGGACGCGACGGCGATGCTGGCGTCAGCCTGGCGCCCGGGGTTCGGCGGTTTCGCGCGCCCCTCGCGCGCGCCCGAAAAGCCGCTCGAGCTCTGGAGCTTCGAGGCCTCGCCGTTCTGCCGCATCACGCGGGAAGTGCTCTCCACGCTGGAGATCCCGTACCGGCTGCACAACGTGGCGAAGGGCAGCCCGAGCCGTCAGGCCTTCCTCGCGCGGTCGGGCAAGATGCAGGTGCCCTTCCTCCACGACCCGAACACGGGCGTGGACATGTTCGAGTCGGCCGACATCGTGGACTACCTGCGGAGGACGTACGAAATCCAGTGA
- a CDS encoding prolyl oligopeptidase family serine peptidase: protein MRSGNRPKTLLLLPSLLVSMACSGNPPPPAAPHPNQPEGALAPAPSATAAPAPAPRAPDVPTRREDVVETLHGKEVHDPYRWLEDGDSDEVKDWQAAQNERTAKALSSLPGRAALTRRIESLLRIGSVGTPAVYGSKKGKGRYFSTRQAPSEDQPVLYVRDGVDGADRKLVDPNTRGSDGLVSLDFWVPSQDGKKLAYGLSSGGDEQSTLYVMDVETGKDLPETEVIPRARYASVAWLPDGKSFYYTRYPKKGDVPAGEEHYHRKVYLHQIGRSWEKDPLVFGEGRAMTDSPSVVISPNGRWLVASVHMGWSRVEAYLLDRTAGPKAPFVPIAVPKENAIYDVDVYDDFLLVRTNDGAPTYELYRVDPKKPAREHWQKILPATKDVLQAVTSIGGQIFATYIVDAHSVVKRFSAAGEPKGEITLPTIGTTGGASGEWDGHEAFLGFTSFAVPSAVLRFDLTTEKLGTWAEIKPPVDASEFVVTQEKARSKDGTMVPYFLVHKKGVARDGKAPAVLTGYGGFNIAQMPAFAGSRYVMLEQGGVVAVANLRGGGEYGEAWHRAGMLGSKQNVFDDLYAVAEELVADRVTSSDRLAVMGGSNGGLLVGAAITQRPDLFRAAVCAVPLLDMIRYHKFLIAKLWIPEYGSAEDAAQFEWLRAYSPYHNVKQGTPYPAVLFATAEGDSRVDPLHARKMAALLQAEAGGDKPILLRVEGKAGHGAGKPISKRIEEATDVYSFLFWQLGMTPPG, encoded by the coding sequence GTGCGCTCCGGAAATCGACCGAAGACCCTTCTGCTCCTGCCCTCCCTGCTCGTGTCCATGGCCTGTTCTGGAAACCCCCCTCCGCCCGCCGCCCCCCACCCGAACCAGCCCGAAGGCGCGCTCGCGCCCGCCCCGAGCGCCACCGCCGCGCCCGCGCCTGCGCCCCGCGCGCCGGACGTGCCCACGCGGCGCGAGGACGTCGTCGAGACGCTGCACGGCAAGGAGGTCCACGACCCCTACCGCTGGCTCGAAGACGGCGACAGCGACGAGGTGAAGGACTGGCAAGCCGCGCAGAACGAGCGCACGGCGAAGGCCTTGTCCTCGCTGCCGGGCCGCGCTGCGCTCACGCGCCGCATCGAGTCGCTCTTGCGGATCGGGTCCGTCGGCACGCCCGCCGTGTATGGCTCGAAGAAAGGCAAAGGCCGTTATTTCTCGACGCGCCAGGCGCCGTCCGAGGATCAGCCGGTCCTCTACGTGCGCGACGGCGTGGACGGCGCGGATCGCAAGCTCGTCGACCCGAACACGCGGGGCTCGGACGGGCTCGTCTCGCTCGATTTCTGGGTGCCGTCGCAGGACGGCAAGAAGCTCGCGTACGGCCTTTCCTCGGGCGGCGACGAGCAAAGCACGCTCTACGTGATGGACGTGGAGACCGGCAAGGACCTGCCCGAGACCGAGGTGATCCCGCGCGCGCGGTACGCCTCCGTCGCGTGGCTGCCCGACGGGAAGTCGTTTTATTACACGCGTTACCCGAAGAAGGGCGACGTGCCCGCGGGCGAAGAGCATTACCACCGCAAGGTCTACCTCCACCAGATCGGGCGCTCGTGGGAGAAGGACCCGCTCGTCTTCGGCGAGGGCCGCGCGATGACGGACTCGCCGAGCGTCGTGATCTCGCCGAACGGCCGCTGGCTCGTGGCGAGCGTGCACATGGGCTGGAGCCGGGTCGAGGCGTACCTGCTCGATCGAACGGCCGGGCCGAAAGCCCCGTTCGTGCCGATCGCGGTGCCGAAGGAGAACGCGATCTACGACGTCGACGTGTACGACGACTTCCTCCTCGTCCGGACGAACGACGGCGCGCCGACGTACGAGCTTTATCGTGTCGACCCGAAGAAACCTGCGCGCGAGCACTGGCAGAAGATCCTGCCGGCGACGAAGGACGTGCTGCAGGCCGTGACCTCGATCGGCGGGCAGATCTTCGCGACGTACATCGTCGACGCGCACTCGGTGGTGAAGCGCTTCTCGGCGGCGGGCGAGCCGAAGGGCGAGATCACGCTCCCGACGATCGGCACGACGGGCGGCGCGAGTGGCGAGTGGGACGGGCACGAGGCGTTCCTCGGCTTCACCTCGTTCGCGGTGCCGAGCGCGGTGCTGCGTTTTGATCTGACGACGGAAAAACTCGGCACCTGGGCCGAGATCAAGCCGCCCGTGGACGCGTCCGAGTTCGTGGTGACGCAGGAGAAGGCGCGTTCGAAGGACGGGACGATGGTGCCGTACTTCCTCGTGCACAAGAAGGGCGTGGCCCGGGACGGCAAGGCGCCGGCGGTGCTCACGGGGTATGGCGGGTTCAACATCGCGCAGATGCCGGCGTTCGCGGGCTCGCGCTACGTGATGCTGGAGCAGGGCGGCGTGGTGGCGGTGGCGAACCTGCGCGGCGGCGGCGAATACGGCGAGGCGTGGCACCGCGCGGGGATGCTCGGGTCGAAGCAAAACGTGTTCGACGATCTGTATGCGGTCGCCGAGGAGCTGGTGGCCGATCGGGTGACCTCGTCGGATCGGCTCGCGGTGATGGGCGGCTCGAACGGGGGATTGCTCGTCGGGGCGGCGATCACGCAGCGGCCGGATCTCTTCCGCGCGGCGGTGTGCGCGGTGCCGTTGCTCGACATGATTCGCTACCACAAGTTCTTGATCGCCAAGCTCTGGATCCCCGAGTACGGCTCGGCCGAGGACGCGGCGCAATTCGAGTGGCTGCGAGCGTATTCGCCTTATCACAACGTGAAGCAGGGGACGCCCTACCCCGCCGTGCTCTTCGCGACGGCGGAGGGCGACAGCCGCGTGGATCCGCTGCACGCGCGGAAGATGGCGGCATTGCTCCAGGCGGAGGCGGGCGGGGACAAGCCGATTTTGTTGCGCGTCGAGGGGAAGGCCGGGCACGGCGCGGGGAAGCCGATTTCCAAGCGGATCGAGGAGGCGACGGACGTGTATTCGTTCCTCTTCTGGCAGCTCGGGATGACGCCGCCGGGCTGA
- a CDS encoding nucleotidyl transferase AbiEii/AbiGii toxin family protein, whose protein sequence is MYAPAAFLASTRSRARETPSTFCRVRGDGTVLGDHLQFEAIPHPRHPTIEGDGSTSDDFFHFAGLPPTTIRAYAREVHLAEKVHAYTLPRPRENSRVKDLPDMALLATTGPFDGATLRRTLAATFTFRAVHPIPAVLPAPPPSWSVPYADMARENALPWPTLEAVFSQARAFLDPILAGHDGTWDPVAWTWRSR, encoded by the coding sequence ATGTACGCTCCCGCGGCCTTCCTGGCCTCGACCCGCTCGCGCGCCCGTGAAACCCCCTCTACGTTCTGCCGGGTCAGGGGGGATGGAACCGTACTCGGAGATCACCTGCAGTTCGAGGCGATCCCCCACCCTCGCCATCCCACCATCGAAGGCGACGGGAGCACGAGCGACGACTTCTTCCACTTCGCCGGCTTGCCCCCGACCACGATCCGCGCCTACGCCCGCGAGGTGCACCTCGCCGAGAAAGTGCACGCGTACACGCTGCCTCGCCCGCGGGAAAACTCACGCGTCAAGGACCTCCCCGACATGGCCCTGCTCGCCACGACAGGCCCCTTCGACGGCGCGACGCTCCGGCGCACCCTCGCGGCAACCTTCACGTTCCGTGCCGTGCATCCGATCCCTGCCGTGTTGCCCGCGCCGCCCCCGAGCTGGAGCGTCCCCTACGCCGACATGGCCCGCGAAAACGCGCTCCCCTGGCCGACGCTCGAAGCCGTGTTCTCCCAAGCGCGCGCCTTCCTCGATCCGATCCTCGCCGGCCACGACGGGACCTGGGATCCCGTCGCGTGGACCTGGCGATCACGCTGA
- a CDS encoding serine/threonine-protein kinase: MKAGTRIGGKYRLVRPLGEGGMGVVWAAINELTEREVALKLLRGLDASEDARLRLLREARACGRIVHRNVVEIYDVGQTDAGDPFLVMEMLSGETVGEKLHRERKIVPAVALRIAAETARGLKAAHAARVMHRDLKPSNLFLHEEPGGEAPVLKILDFGVSKTLQQGADFTATGKTMGSPAYMSPEQVRGLKTVDHRTDLWSVGVVLAELLSGRRVFQGLTPYGAAAEVLSGRIRGLSDLMPDADPRIAAVVDRCLQRDVDKRWSTADELLEALTPLLGDDRPGLTPAAAVKVQRSSIAPAPPPLPVITGVNAVADEVTSTEFAPPPMIDDTTSAYAVPLDMRDTVRPAPISMPPSGAHGLPILGRDSAPPDEQDVTHADSIPAGLIAAAAEEAASSSGAVPVVLWDDYLRKKSEEVPDAPSATSESGSLVATLAEAAPKRRLGVYAAAGLAFVALVAFVAFVVAR, encoded by the coding sequence ATGAAAGCCGGCACCAGGATTGGTGGAAAATACCGCCTCGTGCGCCCCCTCGGGGAGGGGGGGATGGGCGTCGTATGGGCTGCAATCAACGAGCTGACCGAGCGCGAGGTCGCGCTGAAGCTCCTCCGCGGCCTCGACGCCTCCGAAGACGCGCGCCTCAGGCTCCTCCGCGAGGCCCGCGCCTGCGGCCGCATCGTCCACCGCAACGTCGTCGAGATCTACGACGTCGGACAAACCGACGCAGGCGATCCGTTCCTGGTGATGGAGATGCTGAGCGGCGAGACCGTGGGCGAGAAGCTCCATCGCGAGCGCAAGATCGTCCCCGCCGTCGCGCTGCGCATCGCCGCCGAGACCGCACGAGGCCTCAAGGCCGCGCACGCAGCGCGCGTGATGCACCGCGACCTGAAGCCCTCGAACCTGTTCCTCCACGAGGAGCCCGGCGGCGAGGCCCCCGTGCTCAAGATCCTCGACTTCGGCGTCAGCAAGACGCTCCAGCAAGGCGCCGACTTCACGGCCACCGGCAAGACGATGGGGTCGCCCGCATACATGAGCCCCGAGCAGGTGCGCGGGCTCAAGACGGTCGATCACCGCACCGACCTCTGGTCCGTCGGCGTGGTGCTCGCCGAGCTGCTGAGCGGTCGCCGCGTGTTCCAGGGTCTCACCCCCTACGGCGCCGCAGCCGAGGTGCTCTCCGGCCGCATCCGCGGTTTGTCAGACCTGATGCCCGACGCCGACCCGCGCATCGCCGCCGTCGTCGACCGCTGTCTCCAGCGCGACGTCGACAAGCGATGGAGCACCGCCGACGAGCTGCTCGAAGCCCTGACGCCGCTGCTCGGCGACGACCGGCCAGGTCTGACCCCCGCAGCCGCAGTGAAGGTGCAGCGGTCATCGATCGCGCCCGCACCTCCGCCCCTGCCCGTCATCACCGGGGTGAACGCCGTCGCCGACGAGGTGACCTCGACCGAGTTCGCGCCGCCGCCGATGATCGACGACACGACCTCGGCCTACGCCGTGCCGCTCGACATGCGCGACACCGTGCGCCCAGCACCGATCAGCATGCCCCCATCCGGCGCACACGGTCTGCCCATCCTCGGGCGCGACTCCGCGCCCCCCGACGAGCAAGACGTGACGCACGCCGACTCGATCCCCGCCGGGCTCATCGCAGCAGCCGCAGAAGAAGCCGCCTCATCGTCAGGCGCAGTGCCCGTCGTGCTCTGGGACGACTACCTCCGCAAGAAGTCCGAGGAAGTCCCCGACGCGCCGTCCGCCACATCCGAGAGCGGTTCGCTCGTAGCTACACTCGCGGAAGCAGCACCAAAGCGTCGGCTCGGCGTCTACGCCGCCGCCGGGCTCGCGTTCGTGGCGCTCGTGGCGTTCGTGGCGTTCGTGGTGGCGCGGTAG
- a CDS encoding prolipoprotein diacylglyceryl transferase family protein gives MIPWFTFPALPFGLHAFGLLLTLSVIVNHLVLVRRARALALGSKGAIEALAIGTVAAAIGGAYGVGRLVGGGGTLSSAGGCLGAIVGLVGLARVLRMPVLAAADATTYAFPFGWIFARAACAFAHDHPGRLSSSVLAVQYPGGARFDLGLLEGMATPLLVGIVVLASRRASRPGVVTGALALAYGALRLGLDFLRAEDGRFSDPRWQGLTAAQGVCLGVLIPAGITLLLLKATPSPPAALARGASSPHSPRAPTRTPSAP, from the coding sequence GTGATTCCCTGGTTCACGTTTCCCGCCTTGCCGTTCGGCCTCCACGCGTTCGGCCTCCTGCTCACGCTCTCGGTGATCGTGAACCACCTCGTCCTCGTGCGGCGCGCGCGTGCGCTCGCGCTTGGCTCGAAGGGGGCGATCGAGGCGCTGGCGATCGGCACGGTGGCGGCGGCGATCGGCGGCGCGTACGGCGTGGGGAGGCTCGTGGGCGGAGGCGGGACGCTCTCGTCGGCGGGCGGTTGCCTGGGCGCGATCGTGGGCCTCGTGGGCCTCGCGCGGGTGCTCCGGATGCCCGTGCTCGCCGCGGCGGACGCGACCACGTACGCCTTCCCGTTCGGGTGGATCTTTGCGCGCGCGGCCTGCGCCTTCGCGCACGATCATCCGGGCCGGCTCTCCTCGTCCGTCCTCGCCGTGCAGTACCCGGGCGGCGCGCGCTTCGACCTTGGCTTGCTCGAAGGGATGGCGACGCCGCTGCTCGTCGGGATCGTCGTGCTCGCTTCGCGCCGCGCGTCGCGGCCGGGGGTCGTGACGGGCGCGCTCGCGCTCGCTTACGGCGCCTTGCGTCTGGGCCTGGATTTCTTGCGCGCGGAGGACGGTCGCTTCTCGGATCCCCGGTGGCAAGGGCTCACCGCGGCGCAGGGGGTTTGCCTCGGGGTGCTGATCCCGGCCGGCATCACCTTGCTCCTGCTCAAGGCCACCCCGTCGCCGCCCGCAGCGCTTGCCCGAGGAGCGAGCTCACCGCATTCGCCGCGAGCGCCCACCCGAACGCCCTCCGCGCCCTGA
- a CDS encoding CPBP family intramembrane glutamic endopeptidase, producing the protein MQGDGTSSRVSSIPRAILVFAVACALLALLRFEGMAIGGVLVRPIAPLLDPRMHRHAGWVLSHVVLLFAVPLVLARIGLTQKPEHLGLGIGDTRRWGKVTLGLLPLVVLGAAILSRVPGVAAHYRAHTAGISGIGGWIGWIALWGAAFFAWEFFFRGLLVVGLAQDLGGPAAVVLHLVPFTLVHVGKPALEVLLTVPGGLVFGALAFRGRSMLGPFLLHWALGASLDLFVARSVSALPSLASGG; encoded by the coding sequence ATGCAAGGCGATGGCACGAGCTCGCGAGTGTCATCCATCCCGCGCGCGATCCTCGTCTTCGCCGTGGCCTGCGCGCTCCTCGCGCTCCTCCGGTTCGAAGGCATGGCGATCGGCGGCGTGCTCGTCCGGCCGATCGCGCCGCTGCTCGATCCGCGGATGCACAGGCACGCCGGCTGGGTCCTCTCCCACGTGGTGCTGCTCTTCGCCGTGCCGCTCGTCCTCGCGCGGATCGGGCTCACCCAGAAACCTGAACACCTCGGGCTCGGGATCGGGGACACGCGGCGCTGGGGGAAGGTCACGCTCGGGCTTTTGCCCCTCGTGGTGCTCGGCGCCGCGATCCTCTCCCGCGTGCCCGGGGTCGCCGCGCACTACCGAGCCCACACCGCGGGGATCTCCGGGATCGGAGGGTGGATCGGGTGGATCGCCCTGTGGGGCGCCGCGTTTTTCGCCTGGGAGTTCTTCTTCCGGGGCCTGCTCGTCGTGGGCCTCGCGCAAGACCTCGGCGGGCCGGCCGCCGTCGTGCTGCACCTCGTGCCCTTCACCCTCGTCCACGTGGGCAAGCCCGCTCTGGAGGTCCTCCTGACCGTTCCGGGGGGCCTCGTCTTCGGCGCCCTCGCCTTCCGCGGTCGCTCGATGCTCGGGCCCTTCCTGCTTCACTGGGCGCTCGGCGCGAGCCTCGATCTGTTCGTCGCTCGAAGCGTATCCGCCCTTCCCTCGCTCGCCTCTGGCGGCTAA
- a CDS encoding serine/threonine-protein kinase produces MPEPQPSQPDLELPRIIGRYEVLRLVGEGAMGRVLCAHDPVLGRDVAVKLLRSDLLIPRDVREGLLARMRHEARAAARVTHPNLVTLHDMGEDGQLGLYLVFEYVEGPTLKQRLKAGAMPAGEASRLARELGSALTFAHGEGILHRDIKPENIILSRTGGKIADFGIAKLPDSTLTHAGGLMGTPAYSAPETFGGKNFSPASDQFSLAASLYEAICGERAFPGDDAVEVAGRIARDPPNRFATRRGLPAAVDDVFAVAMAKAPHDRFESCAAFGEALAEALAPAVELPPPRATAPSGPGRATAASIHHEAPLVAADALPSERKRGQVLLGMAVVTLTALLLVRLALHDEGESTDGRALPSASTSADVPPPASADKPRPTVSTPQPRTSRPRVEPASSANDDDPPPEEADAGPPSEMDAGLDASAPAPSASAAPSASSMSVPSASPTSAPSALPSSPAPPAASQAAPTPAKP; encoded by the coding sequence GTGCCCGAGCCCCAACCCTCCCAGCCCGATCTCGAGCTGCCCAGGATCATCGGGCGTTACGAGGTCTTACGCCTCGTCGGCGAAGGCGCGATGGGCCGCGTGCTCTGCGCCCACGATCCGGTGCTCGGCCGCGACGTCGCGGTGAAGCTCCTGCGCTCCGATCTGCTGATCCCGCGTGACGTGCGGGAGGGCCTGCTCGCCCGCATGCGGCACGAGGCCCGCGCCGCCGCGCGCGTCACGCACCCGAACCTCGTGACGCTGCACGACATGGGCGAGGACGGGCAGCTCGGGCTCTACCTCGTGTTCGAGTACGTCGAAGGGCCGACGCTCAAGCAACGCCTGAAGGCCGGCGCGATGCCAGCCGGCGAGGCGTCGCGGCTCGCGCGCGAGCTCGGGAGCGCGCTGACGTTCGCCCACGGCGAGGGCATCCTCCACCGCGACATCAAGCCCGAGAACATCATCCTCTCGCGCACCGGCGGAAAGATCGCCGACTTCGGCATCGCCAAGCTCCCCGACTCGACGCTCACGCACGCAGGCGGCCTCATGGGGACGCCCGCCTACAGCGCGCCCGAGACGTTCGGCGGGAAAAATTTCTCCCCCGCGAGTGATCAGTTCTCGCTCGCGGCATCGCTGTACGAAGCGATCTGCGGCGAGCGCGCCTTCCCCGGCGATGACGCCGTCGAGGTCGCGGGGCGAATCGCCCGGGATCCGCCGAACCGCTTCGCCACGCGCCGCGGCCTGCCCGCCGCCGTGGACGACGTGTTCGCCGTGGCGATGGCGAAGGCCCCGCACGATCGCTTCGAGAGCTGCGCGGCGTTCGGCGAGGCCCTCGCCGAGGCGCTCGCGCCCGCCGTGGAGCTGCCGCCGCCGCGCGCGACCGCGCCGAGCGGGCCCGGCCGCGCGACGGCCGCGTCCATCCACCACGAGGCGCCGCTCGTCGCAGCCGACGCGCTGCCGTCCGAGCGCAAGCGCGGGCAAGTGCTGCTCGGCATGGCCGTCGTCACGCTCACGGCCCTCTTGCTCGTGCGCCTGGCGCTCCACGACGAAGGCGAGTCCACGGACGGTCGCGCCCTGCCCTCGGCGAGCACGTCGGCCGACGTCCCGCCGCCCGCCTCGGCGGACAAACCTCGCCCGACCGTGTCCACGCCGCAGCCGCGCACTTCACGCCCGCGCGTCGAGCCGGCGAGCTCCGCGAACGATGACGATCCTCCTCCGGAGGAGGCCGACGCGGGCCCGCCGAGCGAGATGGACGCGGGCCTCGACGCGAGCGCGCCTGCGCCTTCCGCGTCGGCCGCGCCCTCGGCGTCGTCCATGAGCGTCCCGTCGGCGAGCCCCACGAGCGCGCCGTCCGCCCTTCCCTCTTCCCCGGCGCCGCCGGCCGCCTCCCAGGCCGCACCCACGCCGGCCAAACCGTAG